tttaaaccaatgtagttaattaaattaattattttaagttaccttttttaaacaaaactcTTTACTAGTGTAAATTCAAATCAATATTATATagttacctttttaaaaaaaattacaaaataatagggATTTTATCATTCCATAATTAATAACTACCCAtcaatatctaaaataattgcagttttattttaaaactgtCACAcgttatctaaaaaaaaaaattatattcccCAAAATTTTGTTCTTCCCCAAATCCTCACAAAATCATCTCTTTTGCACgcctaataattaattttttaccaaatcaTCTCTTTTGCACGCTAAAAAAACTTTCAATCTTAACAGTCGTCTTCTCCAATTCTACTATTTTGCACTCAAATCTTCCTTTTCTGCACTCAAATCTTCATCTCTTGCACTTAAAAAACTGTACAATGTCGAAGAGAGTCAATGAAACCCCGCAAAAATTCAAAAGGTTGAATGATGAACAAAGCTCAGACGAATTTCATGCTacatctttcaaaattttatcacaAACACAAACTCAGCCTTAATATGCAAAACACAAAGCTAGATCAGGGAaatcaaaaatggaaaaaaaaaaacaaacatccAAAGGAATccgagaagaagagaaaagggaaagaaaagcAAAAAGTAGATGAATCGGAGAAAAGCGCGaaagaaagaggaaagaaaaggaaaggaaaacaaattgaGTACTCATCAGATTCGAATCTGATTTTGTAGAAGAActgataaaatcaaaatcaaaaaaaccaAGAACCTCTgttacaagaagaagaagaaacagttaaacccaaaaaaaaattaaaggttagtaaaaaaaaaaattttaaaaaatttaaatttatattatctatttaattttattctaatttcGAGTTAATTGTGAATAGTATAGTACATTTTTATGTTCTGTTATTtctgtatgaattgtgtatgattcactgtatgaaattacacatttttttatattacaatatcaacatatgaaacatgtatgaattgtgtatgattcaCTGTATTAATTTGGtatgatatgtatattaaatttgtatgatttatgtttgaagtgtatatgaattgtgtattaagttttatatcaagtttatgatattgttgaatACTAATATCCATAATAAAATTACatactttatgttttgatttgtatatttagtgttgaatatattgtatatgaaagaatgttgtAAGTTTGTATGAAATGCTACATCTAGTTTATTacattataaatgtataaacaATGTATGAACTGTGTATGATTATATTGTTAAGtgtgtttaattttgattttatttgtcaatagtATAGTACatgaaatttgtatgatttatatatcaGTTGAGTTTTTAGTattgtatattataattatatatgaatattgtatgaTTTAATATTGTATGATTTGTGAATATATAATTGGATTACAACAAAgtatgatttttgataaataataatgtattaatgttgtatgattttgtgtataaaataattactatatttCACTATAGGAATGTATGCATTAATGTATTAACTTTGTATGCTATGTGTATGAAATGCTAtattgtctattacaatatcAGTGTATGAATAATGTATTAGTGTTGTATGTCgtatattttttactattattaaaagtattaaagctgtatattttatgttctgattttgatgtatgaattaatgTAGTGGTACTGTTTGAGTAGTAGTTTATAGTttaaaagtcataaattattatttttaaaaaaaattaaatatgtattaatattgtatgCATTGTGTATGAACTGATGTACAATTTTTGTATGCTTTGTGTATGAATTGAATTGAATGTCCATTTAACATACcagtatatatatgattttatatgacatTATATAGTatgataaatgtattaatttaatttaccaattttatAGGAGAAGAAGATACAAATACATTTGTCTTCATGTATTAACATGAATGTGTTTGCGGATCTGTTGACCTTCCTAGGTCAAGACAAGTTTCAACAATTCTTACAAGAAACAccgtttgaatttttttatgatttgcaTGACATAAAAATCCAATGTCAGATGTTATGACatatatttattcttgaaaCTAAAAATGACAGGGATGACATGTTTGTTATGAATGTAAATGGTACAAAGTTACATCTTGGGTTAAAAGAATTTGTTGCTGTAAACGGTCTAAAATGTGGACCAATTTCTGATTTTGTATCTGTACCTATCAAAATAATTCATACAAACTTCATACacatttaatatatcattcacTGACATATACACTatttcaattaaacaaaaaaaatatagtttctatacaaaattaatacaaaatatatattataatttcaaCAGAAACATATATTGTAAGTTTAACAAAATATAGATTTTCATACACAATTAATACAAGTTTCTTATAAATTTCATACACAATTAATACAATTTTCATACTTCACCAGTACACAGAATTATATCTTCttactttttgaatattatcTGAGCAGGTTTTACcattaaatacaaattttatataattttcagaCATTATTCATACATTTGTAATACTTCACCTGTACAAAGAATTATATCTAATTATTATTTGTCTAGTTAATAAATGTAcgtttttctattttcttcacAAATCAACTAACACGCGAATCTTCAATTTAATTACAACTCaaacacatttatatttacTTATCGTTTTTCAAAATGCCATACGTAACTTGATTGTTTATCCAAAAAAAGAACATACAAACTATATTTTAGatctaacaataataaaaaaaaatcgaacACTTTTATACATGtacaaaacaataaatataattaaaaccaacaattcataattaaaacaacaaatcataacaaaaattaatatgatgaaTTCCACTTTCCACCATGTTTTATTAATATCTACACATTGTTCTCCATCAAATCAAATTCGATTGTTTTCAACGCCAAAATTTATTCAACtactaataaaaaatgaaaataaaatctgcaAATCTCAAAAAGATTGTGAAATTTTGGAAAACAAAATGACATGTACGTTTATGCCGATTTGGTACAGCTTTTCAAggaattaaatcaaaaattaatattatttaaactaaTTTGAGAGAATTAAGGCAACTAActaatctaaaaaaatttaaaatccctTAAAACGTGCTAATTTATTAacagtaattaataattatatttaatttatttaataaaagatcCCATTTTCCATTATTAATTTGTCcgttttttaaatttattttttattttaacaactctttttaataatttaaaattaacattatatatttttttaaaatgctataacttgagatattaaatgttatacaaTGAAATTCAAACTCTAGTGCTATAACTTGAgaatattactataaaaaatgctatatacctaatttacacttctaaaaattcaatattaaattttcttaattttttttgtttctaaacatGCTTAGTTAccataaattatcatatttgaaGCAATTTATTCTACTAAGGCATCATTTTGAcgttatgaaattataatttatctttataaatgtctgaaattttatgaagttatttgGCTATCATGTTAAGGTTATGAATTTTATGTATCTCCTTTTAAGCAATTTTTCAATATTCAAAATACAATACTCATGTATTCATGGTATAGGTATTAATCTATCTtacatatgtattttattttgcttatcTCCAATATCACTTTGTATACCAAATAGtttgtatttaaatttgattttgtattcGTCCTAATATATACCATAAAgtttgtatttagatttgatttcgTATTCGTCCTAATGTATACCAtaaagttttgtatttatattttgatttcgtATTCATTCTCAACTATAAATAGCCAAAATACagtttatttatgtattcatCCTAATTGCATCAGTCAAatagttttgtattttattttgctcaTTATATGTTTATACCAACTAGCTTATCTTTGATTTCGTATTCAttcacaattttaaataatcaaaatgcAGGTTTGTACTTAAGATTATcactttgtaaaaaaaatttgactacAAACTACAGAACATTCAAAATACTCTCAAATACTTTTGCGAAACAACTCAATACCTAAATGCTAATGTAGATTCtactaaatttgaaatataaaaacaaataataaaaaaagatcgacaaaaattattttaaatactaaaaatctgaaatacataaatatttgatgagtatattaacaaattcacataaaattttttaaaaaatgacggAAAATCCTCAATACATACaatccaaaaattcaacataatgtGTGATTTTGAAACCAAAATCTCgcaaaataaatgatgaattcAAAAATACCTTTATAAATTGAGAGGTTTGATTAATTGATAGATATGAACAAATTGTTACGAACTTGAATAATTAGTTCTTCTTTAACAATGAGAGAGAATAATAGtgaaattttgatgaaagaaaaaaaaagaagagaaaagtgaATGATGGGGATGGTGAAAACTGAAAAGttgatgaaagagaaaaaaaattgaaaagtaacagatgaaaaataaatttgatggtACTGAAGCATATGAATAAGTGTAAATGGATAATGGATGTagaatttgattcaaaattggactcttttgagaaataaaatatgaatacaaatcactttctaaaatattgacattttgacattttcaataattattttaaaatgtagatgtttttactaattaagttatgGATTCTGACtagtttgctaatttttccaaaaaaactAGACTCAACCCCACTTAATTCAAGGATTGGGTTGGGTCGGCCTAGAGGGTTAAGCCCAAATTGTCAGCTTTatccataagttttaaaaattaatcatgtTTGTATTACATAGCACATAAGTTTGTTATCCTAAGCGGATTGTtataattttcatcaacaatcatatcatcaCTTTCATTTCCATCACTACTTTGACTATCATCACTTTCATATTTACGAAATATTCCATCACTACTTTGACTACTTTGATGTTCACGTAAAAAAGTTATGTAACACTACTATaaagggtgtttttgtaaaagataaaagtttgttgtagaatttgaattattaaaagttTCCAAATAATGAGACTTGAAAAAAATACTAGTTTCTTTctagtatttaaaaatttgagttatttaccaaaaaatatttgtcaaataatgaCAACTTATATGGACAATTACTATTtgccaaattttatttgaaaaatctatGTCAGGGTCCTTAATTGAAACTTGAAGTAGTAGGTCATGTTTTAAGGGTATAATCATTTTCACCTCTCGAGCAAAATATTGGTACGTCTAGTTTAGTGCAGATTAGATGCGCAAACAACAACCCCTCAGTCGGAAAATCTAGAGGATTGACCACCTCCAAACCATCAAAGAGTTCAATTGTCATCAAAGTCTTTAAGAAAGAATTAAGAGGATGCGATCATTAATTGCCTCAGAATATTTAGCAATTTCAAAATCAGATTATGTTAGAATAGGAGCTTCTTTACATATAGGATGTATGAAGAAACAAAGCCAACAAGTGTCCTTTTCCTTTCATTCATAATTCTGGCTCCCAAAACATGATTAGGGAAGCCAAAAGTATTACCCCTGACAATACAAATTGTAGGACATTGAATAATGGAAACTTTGCATTGGGTATCCGGATTATTTTTCCATTCTGATGCCCCTTGAAGAACTTACAGCATTATAGCTAAACTCACTCACTAGCAATTGTTTAAGATCCCATTAAACAAGGGAGCTTTCACTAAACATAATCATGGCTTTCTAGTGGGGACTTGTAACAGCCATGCACAGATTCTCTCAAAGTTCTAGTCAGCAATCTAATAAAACATCTACCTAAATGCCAACTTCTTAGAAAGTGACAGGAATCTCTGACCAGATAATAGTAGTCTCAAGACCTTATATCAAATGATAAATCTTGAAATCTACTCAGCAAATTTGACTTGTAGTTCCCAACTTCAGCATCCTCACCAGATTCTTGGGTGGACTTGATGATTGACATGGCTCCAGCTTGATGCAAGACCACAGCAGCCGCATCTGCATAATAAGAATGAGCATTTAAAACTACATCCATTCAAGCATATATATGCAAGCGCAAATAACAAGTGCCTCAGCAAGGTACTCTAGTAACATCTGACACAAATAGAATACGTCAAGCTAACCTGCAGGCTAGAAAACATTAGCCCTAGGCCCTAGCAAcatttagggcccgtttggacaTGATTTCAAATACTTATCGCCAAATGCCTAATATCATCAGTCCATTTGTCTTAATACTCCGATTAGTTTCATCAGCCAAGATAGGATAAGGTAGCAAGAgctatacaaaataaaataagacgTCTTCATACATATAAAGTTAAACATCAAGAAAAACTGACTCAAGTGGTACAGCATTCTTTTGCCTTAAGTAACAAGCCACAAGCACCAGAGAATTTCTTCTTTAAGCTGAGAACACTGGCGCCAAGGTTGACTGGGCTTCTACTAGCAAACCATGCAATTaaagtgacttttttttttggctcaggaaaaagaaaagactaGAAATATTAATCACTATGTATCAcagcaatatttttttttgaggagAGATGCATCACAACAAAATACAGGATAGTCACAGATGTAACTAATCCAAGTAGTATCCAAGGTTTGTCTGACAAAAGTAGTTCCTAATTTGTTTATCCTAAAAGTTTCACTGATAAAGGAGGACCTGTCAAGTACACAGAATCACAGAAGACTTCTAGTCCAATTACTTTTTGTCTATATACATTGTGCTTCAACAGTTTGGTGGTATACTTGAAGGCATTTTAGGGAGAAACTTTTCCAAGGAAACATCAAGCATAAAATTAGTTTATAGCACAGAAGCATGTATCGTTGTGGAAATGCCCAGAGATTGTTCGAACGCAGAACTCTTAGGTCTAGCATATAGTAGAAGAATTACCAAGAGGGTCAACCAGTAAACACTCTTCTCTGAAACATATCTTAACAATGTGAAGTAGGGTAACATTCTCTGTCAGCTAAATGGTTTTATCTATTAAAATGTGGCTAGATTCAGGAAGTTTGATATAAAAATGTAGTCGTCCACGCATATTCATCACTCATCATGTAGTAAAATGCATCCACAGAGTAGTGATTCAGGGGTAAAACATGACCTGCAGGTTCGGACAGAGGGAGGCGATCGGATGCAGAATCAAGGGGAAATCCTCATGGATTTAATTTGCAGATAAATTTGAGTCCTGACCTGATTTGGATATTGCAAAAAGAGCCTTCAAGGCTTCCTTCCTCGTGCGATCATCTCTGGCAGACTCTAACATGTTTAAAAGATGTTGAGCTCCACCAATATCAACTATTTTCATCCTTCTTTCGTCTAGGAAGCAAAAAAGCATAGGGTAAAAGATTCACGGATAAGAATCTAAAAATCTCATGATTACTTCAAACAGCTGTCATGTTTTAACTACAAACTTCAAAATATTGCACTTTGAGCAAAAACTGTAAACTGTGTCACTAATAGATTACAAGATATCATATGGAAATTAAGTAGTATGCACCCCTCTTGACTTGTATAATGTTTTAGATATTTAAAGATCAGAAAAATGCTATTTAAGAAATACAGCTACCTTGTTATAGTATTGAGAAAGGGAGCAGCAATCAAATAGAGGTTGACTGTGATACTAAAATCTAAGGTACTAGAGTGGTCTCTTTTTATATTGGGACAGTGAAAcaaatttccttattttgtaCAACTAATCAGTAGGGAGTTCCATTAGCTTTAAGTTTCAAAGGAAGGTTATACAGTTAATAATTCACGAAGAATGGGGAAAGGGTCCAGATGCAAGAGACTCGGCTCCATATAGTTATCCAGCGTGTAAATTATTACtgcctccgtttcaaaaaggatggcctagtttgacttggaacagagttcaagaaaataagctctaaattaaagttatgtcaaatgtaccaaaacgccctttaatcttgtggtcttaaacatgccacgtgaaaagttaaagttaaagtgttgccaaaaaaggaaaggggacATTCTTtctgaaacaaactaaaaaggaaatagggacattcttttttaaacggagggagtataataTAAAAGACGATGCGGAGGAGGTTAATGTTATCAGTTTGAATTCAAATGAGCTCCTAACAACACAAAAGGTTGATCAACCTAGGTTCACTGAATTCATAACTCACAGAATTGTCACTACACTGAAAACAAAAGGTGATAGCTCCTTACTGCTCTTAAATCAAAGATCAGCACACATTACTAATAACATCAAAGTCATTATATTGTGCACCAAATTGCCAACATATACTAGAACCCACTATGTATACATAACTTCTCAATTTTCAAGTACTGTGACCCAAACTTACCATCTATAGCAAAACGAGCCAATCTGGACGCGCCCATTCTTTTAAATAATGGATCCTTGACTTGTAGTAGTGAGACAGACTGATGCATCAGATTGTCTCCTATTTAAATTATGCCAACAACAAATCAGACAAGGCACGAAAGGAATCGAATATGATGTTATCAGTTCAAGTATAACCATAGAATTGAGACCTTACCCATGTATGGAAAAATTTGATACCCAATAACTGTAGCAGTTCCAGcaaaaattaactttaaaagcCACCCTACTTTTCTTTCAGCTTCTTGTTCTATTGTCTGTTCATCTAGAAACTCAGAAAAGAAGATCATTGTACAAATTGCAACAAATAACAGCTAGAAAAACACTAATGAAGTAACAATAGTCCGAGTTTAGATTAGGTATAATCGTTACCTCTCCCAAAGCTGGAAGTAGAAAAACGTCGGGGTTGTGAATTTATAGGCGTTCTCCTCCATAAATACTGCATAGACATTATCACACAAATCCATCAGAAAATAAAAACAGATGAAAAATGagaattgatgatgatgatgatcattACAGGGCTGAATCGCGCTGCTATTGTACGCATTCTGCAGCAGAAGAGTTGTGGAACCTTAACGAAATTGGGAACTCAGAACAGCACCGTTCGGGGGCCAACGACGAACTAATTATGGGCCTTTTGTAATATGGACTAATTGGGCTCTTGGTAGTCGGATTTGCAAATAAATAGCCACTTTTGACTCTTTTTTAAGttcgataaaaaaaaaaaggcaactttcacatatagtaaattaaaaattcatatttgtatgctatagcaaagtttgcataattgcgctcaatagcaaacatataaactgtataattcgttatacatatacagttgaagcaaattgtataaaacgaagtgtataaaacaagaaagagaaagacacttgggcagagaactgtataaaaacaaagtgtataaaacgagtTGTATTATCATAAGTGTacagaacgattatatacaatttgaatttgattaaatgagaaagagagaaagacaaaagagacttgacaaggaatatacaattgaatcgaattgtataaaacgagaaagaaagaaatttgatacaatttgaaaattgtataaaacgagaaagagagaaaggcaaaagaaactgggcaggggagtatttttattgtataattataagtgtataggacgaaaatatatgtatttgcatgtgtat
This window of the Solanum pennellii chromosome 2, SPENNV200 genome carries:
- the LOC107009034 gene encoding uncharacterized protein LOC107009034 isoform X1 — its product is MRTIAARFSPYLWRRTPINSQPRRFSTSSFGRDEQTIEQEAERKVGWLLKLIFAGTATVIGYQIFPYMGDNLMHQSVSLLQVKDPLFKRMGASRLARFAIDDERRMKIVDIGGAQHLLNMLESARDDRTRKEALKALFAISKSDAAAVVLHQAGAMSIIKSTQESGEDAEVGNYKSNLLSRFQDLSFDIRS
- the LOC107009034 gene encoding uncharacterized protein LOC107009034 isoform X2; its protein translation is MRTIAARFSPYLWRRTPINSQPRRFSTSSFGRDEQTIEQEAERKVGWLLKLIFAGTATVIGYQIFPYMGDNLMHQSVSLLQVKDPLFKRMGASRLARFAIDDERRMKIVDIGGAQHLLNMLESARDDRTRKEALKALFAISKSGHVLPLNHYSVDAFYYMMSDEYAWTTTFLYQTS